Part of the Pseudomonas baltica genome is shown below.
TGATCTGTTTGCGGCCGGTGGCCTTGATCGCCTTGACGAAGTCTTCGTTGTCCCAGGCGTTTATCTGGCCAGGGCGGGCGATGTAGGGCGCGTCGGGGAACATCTCTTTGAGCTCCGGTACCAACGGGCCGTTAGGGCCTTGTTCGAAGCTGGTGGTGAGGATGGTCGGCAAGTTGAAGAACCGAGCGAGGTCGGCCAGCGCCAGTACGTTGTTCTTGAACTCATTGGGCGAGAAGTCCTGGACCAGGGAAATCAAGCCGGTCTGGTGATCGACCAGCAGGACAATGGCATCGTCTTTGTTCAGGCGGTTGTAGGTATTCTTAGTCATGGTGAAATCCTTTTTAGGCTGAGTGGGTAAGGGCTGCGCTGCAATGTGTGGCCAGATTACCCATCGGCTAAAAAACGAAAAACCACGTGATTGGCGTTTTACTGTCAACTGAAAGGAGACAATACAGCTCGCTGCTTTGGAGCTGCACGCTCTGCCGTGCTGGCCAATGCGTATGGCTGGAGCGCGACTGAACCACGGCACATCGATTAGGGGATGGCCGTGGTTTCTCCGTATTTACTTGGCGGTAGTAACCACGCGGGTGGGCTTTATCTCGGTGGCTGTCTCGTCCTGACCGAATCGGGTTTCAGGCAGGCAGAATAAGCCGATCACAAACGTGCAGCCCGCCACTACCACCGGATACCACAGCCCATAATAGATATCGCCGGTCGAGGCGACCATCGCGAACGCAGTGGCCGGCATGAAGCCGCCGAACCAGCCGTTGCCGATATTGTAGGGGAGGGAGGTCGCGGTGTAGCGAATCTGCGGCGGGAACAGCTCGACCAGCCACGCAGCCGCCGGGCTGTACACCATGGTCAGGTAAATCACCAGAACCACCATCAGCAACACCACCATTGGCTTGTTGATCGCGGCGGGGTCCGCCTTGAGCGGGTAGCCCTGGCTGGCGAGTTTCTCAGTGAGCTGTTTGTCCATGGCTGTGCGTTGTGTTTCCAGCACGTCGGTGGAAAGCCCTACACCGTTGACTGAATCGATGACGGTACTGCCTACGTGAATGGACGCACCTGCGACGGCCTCATCCACCGTGCTGTACGGAACAGAGTGTCGAATGAGCAGCGCCTTGGCTGTGTCGCACGCCGTCAGAAACGATGCCGTGCCGGTCGGGTTGAATTGAAATGAGCAGTCTGCCGGGTTTGCGTGCAGCGTGACGGGTGATGTTTTCAGCGCCATTTCGAGCGCCGGGTTGGCGTAATGCGTAATCGACTTGTAGATCGGAAAGTAGGTAAGCGATGCGAGCAGGCAGCCGCACAGAATCACTTTCTTGCGCCCGATCCGGTCGGCGAGCCAGCCAAAAAATATGTAGAACGGAAGGGCGATCACCAGTGCGGCGGTCAGCAGTTCTGTCACGACTAAAATGTCGACTTTAAGCGTTTGCAGCAGGAAGAACTGGATGTAGAACTGGCTGGTGTAAGCCACCACCCCCAGACCTGCCGTACACCCAAGCAGCGCAAAGAGCACCCGCAGCGAATACTTGCGGTTGGCAAACGTATCCCGAATGGGGGCCTTGGATTGTTTGCCTTCATCTTTCATCTTCAGGAATTCAGGGCTCTCGTGCAGCTTGAGCCGGATCCAGACGGAGATCGCCAACAGGACGATGGAAAACAGAAACGGCAGGCGCCAGCCCCAGTCGTTGAACCAGTCGTCGCCCAGCGCCGATCGACAGCCCAGGATGACGAATAGCGACAACAGCAACCCCAAGGTGCCGGTGGTTTGCAACCAGGAAGTATGAAAGCCTCGGTTAGAGCGCGACGAGTGCTCCGCCACGTAAGTGACCGCCCCGCCATATTCGCCACCGACCGCTAGGCCTTGAAGCAGGCGCAGAACAATCAGCACACAAGGCGCGAGAATACCGACACTCTCGTAGGACGGAAGCAGGCCGACAATGAACGTTGGAACGCCCATGAGCACAATGGTGATCAGAAATGTGTACTTGCGGCCCGCCATGTCGCCGAGCCGCCCGAACACCAGTGATCCGAACGGGCGAACGACAAAGCCTGCCGCAAATGCGAGAAGGGCAAAGATGTACGCTGCGGTGGGGTTCACGCCCGAAAAAAACTGGTGAGCAATGACCGTGGACAGGGAGCCGTAAAGGTAGAAGTCATACCACTCGAACAACGTCCCCATAGAAGCGGCTGCGACGACTTTTCGCTGCTGGCGAGGTGACACAGCAGTCTGCTGATCGATAGTGTTCATTGGTTTTCCTTTAGGGTGACGAGGTGCGTCACTTTTTATTTTGAGGAAATTTCTTTCAGTGAACGTACGGCGGTCTGGCCGGTTGGGAACGGGTCAGACTGGCTTTTCCTGTGCTCGATCTTTCAGGTCATCACAAGACAAGCGATAGTACAATTAAAGTACAATTTAGGCTTTGGCAAACTATTTTTGTACAAGACGGATTGGCGGCAACCCGCTCATCGGGAGCACAAGCAGATGAAGTCGGGGCTGCGCAGGTGCTTGCGTGCCTCGTTGATCAGAGGTAGAACCCCAGCAGTTCTTGAAAGCAGAAGCGGAAAATGGCCAACGATCTCATCTACGAGGCTCTTCGAAATCGCATCATCGCTGGTCAGTACGGACCAGGTACTCAACTCAAGGAAGAACCACTCGGCAAGGAGTTCGGGCTTAGTCGAACGCCGGTCCGGACGGCTCTCAAGAAGCTGGTGGATGACGGGCTAGTCGTCATTGAAGCCAATCGAGGCGTGTTCGTCGCAAGGTGGACTCAGTGGGACATCGAGGAGATGTTCAGTTTTCGGGAGCTGCTTGAGCCCCATGCGGCGATGCTTGCCGCGCAGCGCGCCACCGAGGCTGACGTTGTTGAACTGCACAAGATCAACGGTCAGATGGCATCGGCTATTGCGCACAAGGGCAGCGATGTCACCTTGAAGGTCCAGGCCGCTAACCGGGCGTTCCATGGCCACGTGCTTGAGATGTCCCGCTCGCAAAGGCTGAAGTCCATGCTCGCCACGCTCATCGACATGCCTGTCATCACGCGCTCGTTCTTTCTTTACAAGCCGGGGGATTTTGATCGCAGCCTGCAGCAGCATCTGGATATCACGTACGCCATTGAGCTAAGAGATGGCGAACTGGCGAAACAGGCCATGCAAACGCATATCCGAATGGCGTATCTCCGCTTCATGGCGCATCGCAGCAACGCCCCTCTTCGTTGAGCGCTTAATACAAAAACAAAACAATTTAGGGTAGGGTTGCCACAACGACAATACATATCAGGAATGGCGATGATCCCTTCGACCGTTGGACACAGCGCAGCCTTGCCCGATCTGGCATGTGACTGCCACATGCATGTTTTCAGTGATGCCTATCCGATCGCGGCCACCGCTACGCTTGGTTCACCTCCGGCGTCACTGGCGGATTACGCTGTCGTCCAGCAGACCTTGGGCCTGCAACGTCATGTGCTCGTGCAACCTTCCGCGTATGGCACTGACAACCGTCTGCTGATGCAGACGCTTTCGACTACGCCCTCGACCGCCCGAGGCGTGGCAGTGGTCGACAGCGCGGTGAGTGACGCCGAGCTTGCAGCGCTGGACCGCGCGGGTGTGGTGGGAATCCGCTTCAATCAGGTGCAGCAAGGTGCGACAACCATGGAGATGTTCGACGCGCTTGCCCCCCGTGTGAATGAACTGGGCTGGCACGTTCAATTGCATTTGATGCCATCGGAGTTGATACGGCAGGCGCCGCGTCTGGCCGCTGCAAAGGTGCCGATAGTGCTCGACCACTATGCCCGGCTGTGCGCGTCTCCCGAACTGATCGATGAAACCTGGCTGACGTTGATTCGCCTGATGGCCACGGGCAATACCTGGCTGAAACTCTCCGCCCCATACCTTGCCTCGCGTCCAGATGACCCGGCGTTCAGTCAATTATTCGAGTTCACCCAAAGACTGGTTCGCGGGCATGTCGATCGGTTGGTGTGGGGTTCCGATTGGCCTCATGTGACGGAAACCAGCAAGCCCGACGATGCGCAGCTCCTGAACCGCTTGCAGCGTTTGCTGGCCGAAGACTCGGCAGCGGAGCGGGCGATCTTCTGCCGCAACCCTGCTGCGCTTTATCATTTTGATGAATAGCGATAGGACACAGAGTGCCGTAGCGGGCGGTTGATTCCTTTAAGGAATTAATAGGGTTTCTAATTTATCGCTTTTTCTACCCTTGCAGAATGCCGACGATGGCCACTCCAATAAGCATAAAAAAGGGGAGAGGCCATGACTGCAATCGCCACCACGGAAATCGCCGTGCAGACGGCAAGGTCAAAGTATCGCTGGGTAGTCCTGTCGGTCATCGTCGTCGTCTACATGCTGGCCGCCGCCGACCGGGCCAACATCGGTATCGCGCTGCCCTATATCCAGAAGGAGTTCGGCGCCACTAACGCCCAGGCAGGGCTGCTGGTCAGTGCATTCTTCCTGTTCTATTCCCTCGGGCAGATTCCCGCGGGTTTCTTGCTCAGCCGCGTGAGCGTGCGTCTGGTCGCGCCGGTGTCCATTGGTCTGACGTCCCTGGTCACGGTGCTCATTGGCACGGCGCATAACTTCGGGCTGTTGAAGATCTACCGGTCAGCCCTCGGAATCGCTGAAGCGGCACTGCCGTTGTCGATGCTCAGCACCATCAACCGCTGGTTTCCGGCGCGGGAGAAGGGGCTGGCCACGGGGGCTTTTCTGTCCGCTGCGAAGATGGGTGCGGTGATCGCGCCGCCTATCGGCGCTGCGCTGATCATGCTCGATGGTTGGCGCACGATGTTCTTCGCCTTTGCTATTCCGGGGCTGTTGATGGCGTTGATCTGGTGGTGGCTGGTGCCCAATGATCCGCGCTTGGGGCAGCGGGTCAACGAGGCCGAGGCCACCTACATCGAGGATCAGACCCAGCGCGAAACCGGTGCTGAGCGCGCTCATAAGAACTTCGGCGCTCTGGATAAACTGCTGCGGTACAAGCACACAATGCCGCTGAGCACTTCGCGTTCGGTGTTCAGGTCCTGGAACATCTGGGGCTGCGGGCTGGGCTATTTGCTGATGACGGGCGTCGTCAACGTGCTGCTCGCGTGGCTGCCGAAGTACCTGGGAGAAGTGAAGCATTTCGAGCTGATGCAGATTGGCTTTGTCGCCTCGCTGCCGTTCGCCGGTGGCGTGTTGGGTAACATCGCAGGGGGCTGGCTGTCGGACACCGTTCTGGACCGTCGCAGAAAGCCGACCATGATGATCAGCGCCGTGGCCACGTGCCTGATGATGGTCGCGCTGGTCTACGCGCCCAATGACCTGCTGTCCGTCAGCCTGCTTTTGTTCGGCACCGGTTTTTTGCTGAACATCGGCTACTCATCGTTTTCCGTGTATTCGATGGGCGTCACCACACGCACCACATACCCGGTCGCAGCCTCGCTGGTGAACAGTGCAGGGCAGGCAGGCGGGGCGATGGCGCCGTTGATCACCGGCATGCTACTGGACAGCTACAGCTGGACGGCGGTGTTCCTGTTCCTGGGGGCCTGCTCACTTGCGGCATTGGTCTTCGTGCTGACCATTCATGAACCCGCCGACCTCAGCGAGCAGAAGACGGCCGGGTAAATGTCCTCCCTGCCTGATCCAAGGCGCACGGGCATCTTCCCGTGCGCCTTGTCAGCTTTGCAGTTGTCGCGAGAAATCGCACAGCTCCACCGCCCGGGACGCAACTTCAGTGACGAACGCCGAGGGCCGGTCATTTCGGTACATCGCCATGTACGGCACCGGCGGCAATTCGGGGTCTGTCCTGATGATCGTCAGCTTCCCTTCGTCCACGAGCGGGCGAAAGCATTCCAGCGGCAGATAAGTCACGCCCAGCCCGGCGGCGGTCAGGCCGAGCATCGCGGTGAGGCTGTCGGAGGAAAGGGTCTTGGGTAGTTCAATGCCCAGCGCGCTCAGCCACTTGTTGACGAACAAACCGGACCCCGAGCGTTTGCCCTGCACCAGCACCGGGTATTTGGCCAGGTCCGCCAGCCCCACCACACCTGACTGCCCGATCAGCCCCGGCGCGGCCATCCAGGCGTTCTCCACGATGGCCAGCGGCACGGCGGTCACCTCGGGTGCAGTGAAGGTGTCGGGGATGATGATGAGGTCTACCAGATCGTCCATGAGCTTTTCGTGGAGGCTGCGGCTCATGTCGACTTCTGGCTCCACGGTCAGCCCCGGAAAGTCTTTCACCAGCCGTGAAATCAGGCGCGGCAGCCAGGTCAGTGCGGTGAGCTCTGTCACACCCAGCCTCAAGCGTCGGGTAATGACCTGAGTGCCGTCTTTCAATGAGGTGATTTGATCGGCAAGGCTGAGCATTTCACGCGCAATGATCAGCAGCTCTTCGCCAGCGGCGGTGAGCCGTGCGCCGCGTTGCGAACGGTCGAACAGTTGCAGCCCGGTGGTCGACTCCAACTCCTGCACTCGCTTGGAGATAGCTGACTGTGTGGTATGAAGGTGTTCGGCTGCGCGCTCGAATGTGCCGAGGCGTTCGATCCAGTGCAGTGCCGTGAGCTGTCGTAGTGTGATCACTTTCATTCCTTATGGGCATGTACTGACATAGATTAATATCGCTTTTTCTATTTGACGACGCCTTTATTCTCAGAGACATCAGCCATCTGAGGAACACCTATGAACGCCATCGCCTCACCGTCAGACGTCAGCGCCCTGTTGGCGGCGTACACCCGCACTTCAACCTCCATCATTAGCGATTGCCTCGATCGTCTTCCGGGGGCGCGGCTCAAGCCGTTCCACCGCATCGAAGGCACCATGGCCGGTATCGCCTTGACCGTGAAGGTCCCCCATGGCGATAACCGTGCGATTCATCAGGCGTTGGAAATCCTGGCGCGTGGGCAGGTGCTGGTGGTCGATGGCGGGGGCGATATCAGCCGCGCGTTGATGGGCGATATCATGGCCGCAATCGCAGAAAAACGCGGCGCGGCCGGCGTTGTGGTGGACGGTGCGATTCGTGACCTGGCGACCATCGGCAAAGGAGCATTCCCGATGTTCGCCCGCGCAGGATTCCATCGCGGCCCTTACAAAAACGGCCCCGGCGAAATCAACGTACCGGTCAGCATCGCTGGCATGGTTGTGTCTCCTGGCGATTTCGTTGTGGGTGACCACGACGGTATTGTGGCGTTCCCTGCATCGCAAGCTGCAAGCCTGCTGCAACAGTGCCTGGCCACCGAAGCTAAAGAAGCAGAGATGCTGGCGCAGATCGCCGCTGGCACATACAAAGGCGCCTACGCATCCCACTGAACGGAAACCAGAATAATGAAAATCGGAATTATCGGAGCGGGTGAAGTCGGCCTCACGTATGCGCGGCCGTGGTCGGTGGCCGGGCATGACATCGTGCTGTGCGATCTGAAACCGTCGCCCCGCGCCCAAGCGTTCGCGGCGGAGTTGGGACTGAGCGTTTCCACCGTCATTACCGAGGTCGTACCGGCATGCGACGTGGTCGTGTCCTGCGTTTTTGGTACTGTCTCTCTTGCGGTGGCTGAACAGGCGCTGCGCAGCATGAACAGGAGCACGCTGTTCGTGGACATGACCACCGCCGATCCAAGTCAGATCAGAATCGCGGCGGCGCACGCTGCAGAGTTGGGCGTGGCTTACGTCGACGTCGCCATTCTCGGCGCTATCGCCCTGACCCACGAGAAAACCAACCTGCTCGGCGCAGGGGTCGGCATTGAGCGAGTAATCAGCCTGTTCACCTCAGTGGGGGCGCCGCTCAAGGTCGTGGACGGCGGCGTGGCGGGTGACGCGGCAGCGCTGAAAATCCTGCGCAGCGTCTTCACCAAAGGCATGGAAGCCCTGACGATCGAGTGCTTTATGGCCGCCGAAAAGCAGGGCGTGACTGATAAATTGCACGACGCTTTGAGCGACATCGATGAGGCCAGCCTGCGCGATTTCCTCGGCGCCCTGATTCGCACCCATGTTGTCCATGCGCCCCGTCGCCTGAAGGAAGTCGAAGAGGCCGAACGCCAACTCCGTGCCGCCGACATGCCGGTGTCCGTATTGCCCGGTGTCAAAGC
Proteins encoded:
- the ycaC gene encoding isochorismate family cysteine hydrolase YcaC, with amino-acid sequence MTKNTYNRLNKDDAIVLLVDHQTGLISLVQDFSPNEFKNNVLALADLARFFNLPTILTTSFEQGPNGPLVPELKEMFPDAPYIARPGQINAWDNEDFVKAIKATGRKQIIIAGVVTDVCVAFPTLSALAEGFDVFVVTDASGTFNTTVQQAAWARMSAAGAQLMNWFSVACELHRDWRNDIEGLGNLLSQRIPNYRNLMNSYSALTAK
- a CDS encoding MFS transporter codes for the protein MNTIDQQTAVSPRQQRKVVAAASMGTLFEWYDFYLYGSLSTVIAHQFFSGVNPTAAYIFALLAFAAGFVVRPFGSLVFGRLGDMAGRKYTFLITIVLMGVPTFIVGLLPSYESVGILAPCVLIVLRLLQGLAVGGEYGGAVTYVAEHSSRSNRGFHTSWLQTTGTLGLLLSLFVILGCRSALGDDWFNDWGWRLPFLFSIVLLAISVWIRLKLHESPEFLKMKDEGKQSKAPIRDTFANRKYSLRVLFALLGCTAGLGVVAYTSQFYIQFFLLQTLKVDILVVTELLTAALVIALPFYIFFGWLADRIGRKKVILCGCLLASLTYFPIYKSITHYANPALEMALKTSPVTLHANPADCSFQFNPTGTASFLTACDTAKALLIRHSVPYSTVDEAVAGASIHVGSTVIDSVNGVGLSTDVLETQRTAMDKQLTEKLASQGYPLKADPAAINKPMVVLLMVVLVIYLTMVYSPAAAWLVELFPPQIRYTATSLPYNIGNGWFGGFMPATAFAMVASTGDIYYGLWYPVVVAGCTFVIGLFCLPETRFGQDETATEIKPTRVVTTAK
- a CDS encoding GntR family transcriptional regulator, with product MANDLIYEALRNRIIAGQYGPGTQLKEEPLGKEFGLSRTPVRTALKKLVDDGLVVIEANRGVFVARWTQWDIEEMFSFRELLEPHAAMLAAQRATEADVVELHKINGQMASAIAHKGSDVTLKVQAANRAFHGHVLEMSRSQRLKSMLATLIDMPVITRSFFLYKPGDFDRSLQQHLDITYAIELRDGELAKQAMQTHIRMAYLRFMAHRSNAPLR
- a CDS encoding amidohydrolase family protein, with product MIPSTVGHSAALPDLACDCHMHVFSDAYPIAATATLGSPPASLADYAVVQQTLGLQRHVLVQPSAYGTDNRLLMQTLSTTPSTARGVAVVDSAVSDAELAALDRAGVVGIRFNQVQQGATTMEMFDALAPRVNELGWHVQLHLMPSELIRQAPRLAAAKVPIVLDHYARLCASPELIDETWLTLIRLMATGNTWLKLSAPYLASRPDDPAFSQLFEFTQRLVRGHVDRLVWGSDWPHVTETSKPDDAQLLNRLQRLLAEDSAAERAIFCRNPAALYHFDE
- a CDS encoding MFS transporter produces the protein MTAIATTEIAVQTARSKYRWVVLSVIVVVYMLAAADRANIGIALPYIQKEFGATNAQAGLLVSAFFLFYSLGQIPAGFLLSRVSVRLVAPVSIGLTSLVTVLIGTAHNFGLLKIYRSALGIAEAALPLSMLSTINRWFPAREKGLATGAFLSAAKMGAVIAPPIGAALIMLDGWRTMFFAFAIPGLLMALIWWWLVPNDPRLGQRVNEAEATYIEDQTQRETGAERAHKNFGALDKLLRYKHTMPLSTSRSVFRSWNIWGCGLGYLLMTGVVNVLLAWLPKYLGEVKHFELMQIGFVASLPFAGGVLGNIAGGWLSDTVLDRRRKPTMMISAVATCLMMVALVYAPNDLLSVSLLLFGTGFLLNIGYSSFSVYSMGVTTRTTYPVAASLVNSAGQAGGAMAPLITGMLLDSYSWTAVFLFLGACSLAALVFVLTIHEPADLSEQKTAG
- a CDS encoding LysR family transcriptional regulator codes for the protein MITLRQLTALHWIERLGTFERAAEHLHTTQSAISKRVQELESTTGLQLFDRSQRGARLTAAGEELLIIAREMLSLADQITSLKDGTQVITRRLRLGVTELTALTWLPRLISRLVKDFPGLTVEPEVDMSRSLHEKLMDDLVDLIIIPDTFTAPEVTAVPLAIVENAWMAAPGLIGQSGVVGLADLAKYPVLVQGKRSGSGLFVNKWLSALGIELPKTLSSDSLTAMLGLTAAGLGVTYLPLECFRPLVDEGKLTIIRTDPELPPVPYMAMYRNDRPSAFVTEVASRAVELCDFSRQLQS
- a CDS encoding RraA family protein; protein product: MNAIASPSDVSALLAAYTRTSTSIISDCLDRLPGARLKPFHRIEGTMAGIALTVKVPHGDNRAIHQALEILARGQVLVVDGGGDISRALMGDIMAAIAEKRGAAGVVVDGAIRDLATIGKGAFPMFARAGFHRGPYKNGPGEINVPVSIAGMVVSPGDFVVGDHDGIVAFPASQAASLLQQCLATEAKEAEMLAQIAAGTYKGAYASH
- a CDS encoding NAD(P)-binding domain-containing protein, whose product is MKIGIIGAGEVGLTYARPWSVAGHDIVLCDLKPSPRAQAFAAELGLSVSTVITEVVPACDVVVSCVFGTVSLAVAEQALRSMNRSTLFVDMTTADPSQIRIAAAHAAELGVAYVDVAILGAIALTHEKTNLLGAGVGIERVISLFTSVGAPLKVVDGGVAGDAAALKILRSVFTKGMEALTIECFMAAEKQGVTDKLHDALSDIDEASLRDFLGALIRTHVVHAPRRLKEVEEAERQLRAADMPVSVLPGVKALFQRTTDQIVANPPDASAPSLKEAFEWLFKANGISR